One genomic region from Terriglobales bacterium encodes:
- a CDS encoding histidine kinase dimerization/phospho-acceptor domain-containing protein, which produces MNQPTVLIFSDDPEFTHSVMARWQTERSVPAFVVITSETRPANCPIDFDLAIVGTVRQENSAEVLKALNYQQRPVLFVAHGSGQAQSVRGTHPRVLVLNDYEGWVNALVLLAGEALRRVEAVKRAKRAEQAVTDNHKHATLGRYMLDMRHSLNNALTSIMGNSELILLEPGALSGEVREQIETIHNMSLRVHEIIQRFTSLESEMHFAEKQS; this is translated from the coding sequence GTGAACCAACCAACCGTTTTGATCTTCTCCGACGACCCTGAATTCACGCATTCCGTGATGGCGCGCTGGCAGACGGAACGAAGTGTTCCTGCCTTTGTGGTGATCACGTCGGAGACGAGGCCGGCAAACTGCCCCATCGATTTTGATCTGGCTATCGTCGGCACTGTCCGCCAGGAAAATTCCGCTGAAGTCCTCAAGGCACTGAACTATCAACAGCGTCCCGTACTTTTTGTCGCGCATGGGTCGGGCCAGGCGCAGAGCGTACGCGGCACGCATCCGCGGGTCCTGGTGCTGAATGACTATGAGGGCTGGGTCAACGCACTAGTTTTGTTGGCGGGTGAGGCTTTGCGGCGGGTGGAGGCAGTGAAACGCGCTAAACGCGCGGAGCAGGCGGTCACTGACAATCACAAGCACGCCACACTCGGCCGCTACATGCTCGACATGCGGCACAGCCTGAACAACGCCCTGACTTCCATCATGGGAAATTCCGAACTGATTTTGCTCGAACCGGGAGCGCTTTCCGGAGAAGTTCGCGAACAGATCGAGACCATACACAACATGTCGCTGAGGGTGCACGAGATCATCCAGCGTTTCACGTCGCTGGAAAGCGAAATGCACTTTGCGGAGAAACAGTCTC
- a CDS encoding sigma-54 dependent transcriptional regulator has translation MTDEFRIHFLIVDDEQSIRKLCMTIGASLGFDCVEAESGEGALALLETESPDIVLVDRMLPNMTGDELLRQGKQLLPRTEFAIITGHGSIESAVEAMKLGAYDYITKPFGAGQLKLLLQRMKEKVRLVAENEYLRQVVSNEMELNVIDGSSAKIQDILRMVSRLKDTRTPVLISGESGTGKELVARAIHFRGSLRKRPFVAVDCGSLVPTLIESELFGYEKGAFTGALKSKEGLFRAADGGTIFLDEIGELPLEMQAKLLRVLQEKEVRPVGSNDRIKVDVRVVAATNRDLEAAYRAGTFRKDLYFRLNVVTINLPALRERRSDVPALVQAFLARYATNSKIQLTPAAMNCLLQYDWPGNVRELENCIERAIALGNHQTIDVHDLPPAIRASSDGLPVIRGDVSASSSNLEDLERETIRRVFEQAKGDKVLAGKMLGISRATLYRKLKRYNIELPRGAGVTEVVNMS, from the coding sequence ATGACCGACGAATTCCGCATACACTTCCTCATCGTGGATGACGAACAAAGCATCCGCAAGCTGTGCATGACCATCGGCGCCTCGCTGGGCTTCGATTGTGTCGAGGCAGAGAGCGGCGAGGGTGCGCTGGCCTTGCTGGAGACGGAATCTCCCGACATTGTGCTCGTGGATCGCATGCTGCCCAACATGACCGGGGACGAGTTGCTGCGCCAGGGCAAACAATTACTTCCTCGCACTGAGTTCGCCATCATCACCGGCCATGGCTCAATAGAATCCGCCGTCGAAGCTATGAAGCTGGGTGCCTATGACTACATTACCAAGCCTTTTGGCGCCGGGCAATTGAAGCTGCTTCTGCAGCGGATGAAAGAAAAGGTCCGCCTGGTGGCGGAGAACGAATATCTGCGCCAGGTGGTCAGCAATGAAATGGAGTTGAATGTCATCGACGGATCCTCGGCCAAGATCCAGGATATTTTGCGAATGGTATCTCGGCTGAAAGACACGCGCACGCCAGTCCTGATCAGCGGTGAAAGCGGAACCGGCAAGGAATTGGTAGCGAGGGCCATTCACTTCCGGGGCTCGTTGCGAAAGCGGCCGTTCGTGGCTGTGGACTGCGGTTCGCTGGTGCCGACACTGATCGAGAGCGAGTTGTTCGGCTACGAAAAAGGGGCGTTCACAGGCGCGCTGAAGTCCAAAGAGGGTCTCTTCCGCGCTGCTGACGGAGGAACCATCTTTCTTGACGAGATCGGCGAATTGCCGCTGGAGATGCAAGCCAAACTGTTGCGTGTCCTGCAAGAAAAAGAAGTGCGTCCCGTGGGAAGCAACGATCGGATCAAAGTGGATGTGCGCGTAGTCGCCGCGACCAATCGCGATCTGGAAGCTGCCTACCGCGCCGGAACCTTTCGCAAGGATCTCTACTTCCGATTGAACGTGGTGACCATCAATCTGCCAGCTTTACGTGAGCGCCGTTCCGACGTACCTGCCCTGGTGCAGGCGTTTCTGGCTCGCTACGCAACGAATTCGAAGATTCAGCTCACTCCGGCCGCCATGAACTGTTTACTACAGTACGATTGGCCGGGAAATGTCCGCGAGCTGGAGAATTGCATCGAGCGCGCGATCGCGCTAGGCAATCATCAGACTATCGATGTGCACGATCTGCCGCCTGCCATTCGCGCCTCATCGGATGGGCTGCCGGTCATAAGAGGCGATGTGTCCGCCTCGTCTTCCAATCTCGAAGATCTGGAGCGCGAGACCATCCGGCGCGTGTTCGAGCAGGCCAAGGGCGACAAGGTGCTGGCTGGGAAAATGCTGGGTATCAGTCGCGCCACTCTATATCGCAAGCTGAAGCGTTACAACATTGAGCTGCCGCGGGGAGCTGGGGTCACCGAAGTGGTAAATATGAGCTAG
- a CDS encoding response regulator — MTPARPIAAGKPPILVIEDEPSVMSFVRAALERGGYQVIAVTTGVEALRVLESGAFLGVVSDMRTPGGVDGSDVHAWLAAHRPELVSKLIFITGDIVNEETAATLTRTGAPCVEKPFRIQQLMSVVQRVVGEP, encoded by the coding sequence GTGACTCCGGCCCGCCCAATTGCTGCAGGGAAACCGCCGATTCTGGTGATCGAGGATGAGCCTTCGGTCATGTCGTTCGTTCGTGCAGCATTGGAACGGGGAGGCTACCAGGTGATTGCCGTAACCACCGGGGTCGAGGCCTTGAGGGTCCTCGAGTCGGGAGCCTTTCTCGGAGTGGTGTCGGACATGCGCACTCCCGGTGGGGTGGATGGCTCTGACGTTCACGCCTGGCTGGCAGCCCACCGCCCGGAACTGGTCTCGAAGCTGATTTTCATTACCGGCGACATCGTGAATGAGGAAACTGCGGCCACACTCACGCGTACCGGTGCACCCTGTGTGGAAAAACCTTTTCGCATTCAGCAGTTGATGTCGGTGGTACAGAGAGTGGTCGGCGAGCCGTAA
- a CDS encoding PAS domain S-box protein — protein MMIGQQNDAASPPSARLDSFQRLLLQLTRVASENDDFRYLIDLFCQSSREALGLGAIYFWQAVSSDVLVGAGGNGPEAAATRDRHLDPGHRPIVWQALRSRRVVSDASATPQPAPATVPGNPHSIAAPVLVGDQPQGVLLFVCSASTPQADPALIQQITILAALFGDSVVGELRARELQQLVGITAELSAIRKLDEFYQRLLVRAAGFLGFRRSAMVLLHNSQATVSWLAEANNVRPVRVALPEFFTKLWLSSTEPVSSEDVTREPLADLGVASQLKMKQYFALPLAGQDRRPMGFVLLLDKLAGNAIGPEDTRRATLLANAVAPLLEAVLRIDASQQNRKRAENLMALSLELNSSLRLPQFVRSFTERAADMLDARAGVLALAQRSILETVVLPENSSISDRNLVRRLNAALTELASRSAEPISSGNAAGLIGPALAGSLGWEELTVARLRSSDGDIIGMLCLIDRQEALAEPEKSLLTALAAHASVALENARLFTRMDQANRHWVEIFDAITDFIVVHDENNTVLRVNRTLADFIGVRPPELIGISMRALVAMASDHSTQPCPFCRVGLDGADEYIHPVLERTYLVSTSRIHGALNEGFQTIHVLKDITDRREAERRYRELFDTIQEGLFFSTPEGRFIEVNDALVRMLGYNSRDELLQIDIAPQLYASPAHREVFRREIEKTGTLRNYEELLRRKDGSLIHTLQNAFAVRDSQGATLQYRGLILDVTEQKNFQSELQRQRDFNNKILNATQSMILVVDTGGRISYANRRCFEAGGYRQEDLIGQRLTELVPPGRRESLAESLASTTRGQQVDNLELPIVLGRGRVGQFALNLSPMRDESGAVNSIVVVMTDITDAAMLQAKLMHTEKMAAVGQLVSGVAHEVNNPLTAILGFADLLLEHPNIPEFAKADLQVILQEGQRTKQIVQNLLSFARQMPPQRQPVRLNSILRQTLALRSYDFANHAVRVVEKFSEPLPDVIGDSHQLQQVFLNIVNNAYDAVLEAKRPGVIEIATSYGDGYAEVSFRDNGNGVLYPERIFDPFFTTKEVGKGTGLGLSICYGIIREHSGEIFCRNNADSPGATFIVRLPLPGDQETAPAAGAEAGAMQ, from the coding sequence ATGATGATCGGCCAACAGAACGATGCCGCTTCTCCCCCGTCAGCTCGCCTCGATTCCTTCCAGCGGTTGCTGCTGCAGCTAACGCGGGTGGCATCGGAGAATGACGACTTTAGGTATTTGATTGACCTTTTCTGTCAGTCCAGCCGCGAGGCTCTTGGCCTTGGCGCTATTTATTTCTGGCAGGCTGTCTCTTCCGATGTTTTGGTAGGGGCAGGAGGGAATGGCCCAGAAGCGGCAGCCACCCGTGACCGGCATCTCGACCCTGGTCACCGTCCGATCGTTTGGCAGGCCCTGCGCTCTCGGCGAGTCGTCTCGGATGCCAGTGCAACTCCCCAACCGGCCCCGGCGACAGTGCCCGGAAACCCGCACTCGATTGCCGCACCCGTGCTGGTCGGCGATCAACCCCAGGGGGTGCTTCTTTTCGTATGTTCCGCGAGCACTCCACAAGCAGATCCCGCACTTATACAACAGATCACGATTCTGGCTGCGCTATTTGGAGACTCCGTAGTCGGCGAGCTGCGAGCGCGAGAGTTGCAGCAGTTGGTGGGCATTACCGCCGAGCTGAGTGCAATCAGGAAGTTGGACGAGTTTTATCAGCGATTGCTCGTAAGGGCAGCGGGGTTTCTTGGATTCCGGCGATCGGCTATGGTGCTGCTGCACAACAGCCAGGCGACGGTGAGTTGGTTAGCTGAAGCGAATAATGTCCGTCCGGTTCGCGTAGCGCTGCCCGAGTTCTTCACCAAATTGTGGTTGTCCAGCACAGAGCCGGTGTCGTCTGAGGATGTCACCAGGGAACCACTCGCGGACCTCGGGGTAGCTTCTCAACTAAAGATGAAGCAGTACTTTGCCCTGCCGCTGGCCGGTCAGGATCGCCGCCCCATGGGCTTCGTATTGCTGCTCGACAAGTTGGCTGGGAATGCGATTGGACCGGAAGATACGCGCCGTGCGACGCTGCTGGCAAACGCAGTGGCTCCTCTGCTGGAAGCCGTGCTGCGCATCGATGCCTCCCAGCAGAACCGTAAGCGGGCAGAAAACCTGATGGCGCTCTCGCTCGAGCTAAATTCTTCGCTGCGTTTGCCTCAGTTTGTGCGCAGTTTTACGGAGCGAGCGGCCGACATGCTAGACGCCAGGGCAGGAGTGTTGGCTCTGGCACAGCGTTCCATCCTCGAAACGGTGGTTCTTCCGGAAAACTCCAGCATTAGCGATCGCAACCTAGTCCGCCGTCTCAATGCCGCTCTAACCGAGTTGGCGTCGCGGTCCGCGGAGCCGATCAGCTCGGGCAACGCGGCCGGGCTCATCGGGCCCGCACTCGCTGGATCCCTGGGATGGGAGGAACTGACGGTAGCCCGGTTGCGCAGCAGCGATGGCGACATCATCGGAATGCTGTGTCTCATTGATCGCCAGGAAGCCCTCGCCGAGCCGGAAAAGAGTCTGCTGACTGCGCTGGCCGCCCATGCTTCGGTGGCGCTGGAAAATGCCCGCCTGTTTACTCGCATGGATCAGGCTAATCGCCACTGGGTGGAGATCTTTGACGCCATTACAGATTTCATCGTCGTGCACGACGAGAACAACACCGTACTACGCGTCAACCGCACCCTGGCGGACTTCATCGGGGTCCGCCCGCCGGAATTGATTGGAATCAGCATGCGTGCGCTGGTGGCCATGGCCTCTGATCACAGCACGCAACCATGTCCTTTCTGCCGGGTAGGGCTGGATGGTGCCGATGAATACATTCATCCCGTGCTCGAACGCACCTACCTGGTTTCCACTTCGCGGATTCATGGCGCGCTCAACGAAGGCTTTCAGACGATTCACGTGCTTAAAGACATTACTGATCGCCGTGAGGCAGAGCGTCGCTATCGCGAGTTGTTCGACACCATCCAGGAAGGCTTGTTCTTTTCCACCCCCGAGGGGCGGTTCATCGAAGTTAACGACGCCCTGGTTCGCATGCTGGGATACAACAGCCGCGACGAGTTATTGCAAATCGATATAGCGCCGCAGCTCTATGCTTCGCCCGCGCACCGTGAGGTCTTTCGCCGTGAAATAGAGAAGACCGGCACCCTACGCAACTATGAAGAGCTTTTGCGACGGAAAGACGGCTCTTTGATTCACACCTTGCAGAACGCCTTCGCGGTTCGCGATTCGCAGGGAGCAACCCTGCAATACCGCGGTCTGATTCTGGACGTCACCGAACAGAAGAACTTCCAGTCTGAGTTGCAACGGCAGCGCGATTTCAACAACAAGATCCTAAACGCTACGCAAAGCATGATTCTGGTAGTGGACACTGGGGGGCGCATCAGCTATGCGAATCGGCGCTGTTTTGAAGCGGGAGGCTACCGCCAGGAAGATCTGATCGGCCAAAGGCTTACCGAACTGGTCCCCCCGGGCAGGCGCGAGAGCTTGGCCGAGTCGTTGGCTTCCACCACCCGAGGCCAGCAGGTCGATAACCTCGAGCTTCCGATTGTGTTGGGTCGGGGCCGCGTGGGGCAGTTTGCTCTCAACCTCAGCCCCATGCGAGATGAGTCTGGCGCAGTCAACAGCATTGTGGTGGTAATGACGGACATCACGGATGCAGCTATGCTGCAGGCCAAGCTGATGCACACCGAGAAAATGGCCGCGGTGGGCCAGTTGGTTTCGGGAGTCGCTCATGAGGTTAACAATCCCCTGACGGCGATCCTGGGGTTTGCCGACCTTCTGCTGGAGCACCCAAATATTCCCGAATTTGCCAAAGCGGATCTGCAGGTGATTCTGCAGGAGGGCCAGCGCACCAAGCAGATTGTCCAAAACCTCTTAAGCTTCGCCCGGCAGATGCCACCACAACGCCAGCCGGTGCGGCTGAATTCTATTCTGCGCCAGACATTAGCCCTGCGATCTTACGATTTTGCCAATCATGCGGTACGCGTTGTGGAGAAGTTCAGCGAGCCCCTGCCTGACGTGATCGGCGATTCTCACCAACTCCAGCAGGTGTTTCTGAACATCGTGAACAATGCCTACGATGCAGTGCTGGAGGCAAAACGGCCTGGTGTAATCGAGATCGCAACCAGTTACGGGGACGGCTACGCAGAAGTTTCCTTCCGTGACAATGGCAATGGAGTTCTCTATCCGGAGCGCATTTTTGATCCCTTCTTCACCACCAAGGAAGTGGGGAAGGGTACGGGGTTGGGCTTGAGCATTTGCTACGGCATCATTCGCGAACACTCGGGCGAAATCTTCTGCCGCAACAATGCGGACAGCCCGGGAGCCACTTTTATCGTCCGCCTGCCGTTGCCTGGAGATCAGGAGACCGCCCCCGCCGCGGGCGCCGAAGCTGGAGCAATGCAGTGA
- a CDS encoding energy transducer TonB, whose amino-acid sequence MSASNVIRCLSCSATAVVLCLLMVAASPSRAADDEELRHPKSKVVPVYPELAKKMNITGTVKLQLVIAPNGVVKTAKVIGGHPVLVESCVDAVKKWRYERAAGETSATVEFHFDGQ is encoded by the coding sequence GTGTCTGCCAGCAATGTCATTCGCTGCTTGAGCTGTAGCGCAACAGCGGTCGTTCTCTGCCTGCTGATGGTTGCCGCATCACCGTCGCGGGCTGCCGACGACGAAGAGCTACGGCACCCCAAGAGCAAAGTAGTGCCGGTTTATCCAGAACTGGCCAAGAAGATGAACATCACTGGCACGGTAAAGCTGCAATTGGTGATTGCGCCCAATGGAGTTGTAAAGACGGCAAAGGTGATCGGCGGCCACCCTGTGCTCGTGGAGTCCTGTGTGGATGCAGTGAAGAAGTGGCGTTATGAGCGCGCCGCAGGTGAGACCAGCGCCACGGTGGAATTCCATTTTGACGGTCAGTGA